A stretch of the Neodiprion lecontei isolate iyNeoLeco1 chromosome 4, iyNeoLeco1.1, whole genome shotgun sequence genome encodes the following:
- the LOC124294105 gene encoding odorant receptor 47a-like, with translation MIDSEAKKQYDHFLSLNVLLLKAGGSSGDQHLLKRPLGLVTLAFLTVWSVGEWHQVIVNLKIDEEITVRGIGAIFSGYLATTKGLSLIFQAKQLREILLSLSVMWEDRYQVEQNRTVMLTKAKKAYHMTIFYFITCMLMSAVFHLNPYKVLLEQYFESKTVNNAYNFTTIMPVKYPFDINYVGNYIPVMIVEHAITVFFLIYLASTDTLFFQLLTHLCLHFKLLQYDLEYIIEQTTSTAVLDEQKCKVSLRLSKIVNRQNELYLLCERVEKIFRPIFFASMLVTSLTICLSLHQIQQMFAVGQFFEILGQLSHGVVLLTESAIYCGCSTMLSNETELLAIAAYNCPWLCFGKQICNQLKFLMLRSQKAFRFTANGFFRLDLPQLTTIVSAAATYFTLLNTLVKQK, from the exons ATGATTGATTCTGAAGCTAAGAAACAGTATGATCATTTCTTGAGTCTCAATGTGTTGTTATTGAAAGCTGGAGGAAGTTCCGGCGATCAACATTTGTTGAAACGTCCACTAGGGTTAGTGACATTAGCTTTTTTAACTGTTTGGTCTGTTGGCGAATGGCATCAAGTGATTGTAAATCTCaaaatcgacgaggaaattaCCGTTCGTGGAATTGGTGCAATATTTTCTGGATATTTGGCAACAACTAAG GGACTCAGTCTCATTTTCCAGGCTAAGCAGCTCCGCGAGATTTTGCTAAGCTTATCGGTGATGTGGGAGGACCGGTATCAGGTGGAGCAAAATAGAACCGTTATGCTGACCAAGGCGAAGAAGGCCTATCATAtgaccattttttatttcataacatGCATGTTAATGTCCGCTGTTTTTCATCTAAATCCTTACAA ggTTCTGTTGGAACAGTATTTTGAATCAAAAACAGTTAATAACGCGTACAATTTCACGACCATTATGCCCGTGAAATATCCCTTCGACATTAATTATGTTGGCAATTACATTCCAGTGATGATCGTCGAACACGCTATAACAGTGTTCTTTTTAATTTACCTAGCATCAACGGATACGTTGTTTTTCCAGCTGCTAACTCACCTGTGTCTTCATTTTAAG CTTCTTCAATACGATTTAGAATATATTATTGAACAAACTACGTCGACAGCTGTTTTGGACGAACAAAAATGTAAAGTATCTCTAAGGCTGTCCAAGATTGTCAATCGTCAGAATGAATTGTACTT GTTGTGCGagagagtagaaaaaatatttcgtccAATATTCTTCGCATCAATGCTCGTAACGTCTCTCACGATTTGTCTATCTCTTCACCAGATACAACAG ATGTTCGCTGTCggtcaatttttcgaaatattaggACAATTGTCACACGGTGTTGTACTCCTGACCGAAAGTGCAATTTATTGTGGGTGCTCAACTATGTTGAGCAACGAG ACCGAGTTATTAGCAATCGCTGCTTACAACTGTCCGTGGCTATGTTTCGGAAAGCAAATTTGCAATCAGTTGAAATTTCTGATGCTTCGATCCCAAAAAGCATTTCGCTTTACAGCTAATGGATTTTTCAGACTTGATCTGCCTCAGCTAACTACC ATTGTTAGTGCTGCAGCTACGTACTTTACTCTTCTAAACACGCTTGTCAAGCAGAAATAA